The Gemmatimonadota bacterium genome has a window encoding:
- the lysW gene encoding lysine biosynthesis protein LysW, protein MSGICPECGAEITLDYDVVVGEIITCPECGAELEVVSVDPLEFALAPEEEEDWGE, encoded by the coding sequence ATGAGCGGGATCTGCCCGGAATGTGGCGCCGAGATCACCCTGGATTATGATGTCGTGGTAGGCGAAATAATCACGTGCCCGGAGTGCGGCGCGGAACTGGAAGTGGTCAGCGTAGACCCGCTGGAGTTCGCGCTGGCACCGGAAGAAGAGGAAGACTGGGGCGAATAA